The DNA region CGTCGTCGGTCACGTCGGTCGGGACGACGAGGCTCTCGACGCCGTAGGACTCGATTCGCTCGGCCGCCGCCTCCACGTCCGACTCGGTTCGGGAGGTCGGGACCACCGTCGCTCCCGCGGAGGCGAGTCCCTCGGCGATAGCGAGGCCGATACCGCGCGTGCCGCCGGTGACGACGGCGACACGGCCCGTGAGGTCGAACTCGTCGAGCGCGTTCATCGGCTCACCTCCTCGGAATCAGTCTCGTCGGACGCCGCGGGCTCCCCGCCCTCGCGGTCCCAGTGGTTCGGCTCCTCCTCGCGCTCGCGCGTCCGGAGTTTCTGTTTCTGAATCTTCCCGGTCGGCGTGTAGGGGAACTCCTCGACGAACTCGACGTAGCGGGGGATTTTGAACGACGCGAGTTCGGCGCGACACGTCTCGACGACCTCCTCCTCGGTCAACTGGTGACCTTCCTTGACGCGGACGAGCGCCTTGACGACCTCCGTGTAGAACTCGTCGGGACTGGGGATGACCGCGACCTCGTCGACGGCGTCGAGCGCCTTGATGACGCCTTCGACCTCGTAGGAGGAGATGTTCTCGCCGGCTCGTCGGACGATGTCCTTCTTCCGGTCGAGGAAGTAGACGAAGCCGTCCTCGTCGAGTTTCCCGTAGTCGCCGGTGTGGAACCAGCCGTCGACGACCGCTTCGGCCGTCTTGTCGGGCTGGCGGTGGTAGCCTGCCATCAGCGCCGGGCAGTTCTGGATTATCTCGCCCTTCTCACCCGTAGGGACGGGGTCACCGTCGTCGTCGACGACTCTGATTCGTTTTTCGGCTGGCGGGAGGCCGATGCTCCCGAGACGGCGCTTCTCGGGATCGGTCGGGTTGAGCATCAACAGCGGGTCCTCGGTGAGCGAGTAGCCCTCGACGACGCGCAGGCCGAAGCGCTCCTCGAACGGCTCGATGAGTTCCGGCGGCGTCCCCGCCGAGAAGACGAGTTCGACCGGGTTCTCCGTGTCAGTTGGCGACTCGTCGACGTTATCGAGCATCTTCAGCATGCTCCCCATGGCGTTGAACTCGGTGACGCCGTGTTCGCGGCACCAGTCCCACCACCGGGAGGAGGAGAAGCGTTCGTAGACGACGGCCTCCGCACCCGCCGCCGCCGCGCCGAGCGTCGAGTAAATCTGGGCGTTCGCGTGAAACAGCGGCAACGCAGTAAAGAGGGTGTCCTCGTGGGTGA from Haloprofundus halobius includes:
- a CDS encoding class I adenylate-forming enzyme family protein, producing MRIEALLETRVEKTPEKPFLTFPDARYSYREVANESKRYANALSSLDVDAGDAVGLFLPNCPEFLFLMFANAYVDSVTAPSNPEYKPDELRHSLELSRPELLVTTPDLLEVAEEAAEGTAVERILTTEGVDEYESLPALAADQSRDVTPHEGDETSVGLHMYTSGTTGPPKAVECRHENWTLSAIDFQKRMGFTHEDTLFTALPLFHANAQIYSTLGAAAAGAEAVVYERFSSSRWWDWCREHGVTEFNAMGSMLKMLDNVDESPTDTENPVELVFSAGTPPELIEPFEERFGLRVVEGYSLTEDPLLMLNPTDPEKRRLGSIGLPPAEKRIRVVDDDGDPVPTGEKGEIIQNCPALMAGYHRQPDKTAEAVVDGWFHTGDYGKLDEDGFVYFLDRKKDIVRRAGENISSYEVEGVIKALDAVDEVAVIPSPDEFYTEVVKALVRVKEGHQLTEEEVVETCRAELASFKIPRYVEFVEEFPYTPTGKIQKQKLRTREREEEPNHWDREGGEPAASDETDSEEVSR